A region from the Xenopus laevis strain J_2021 chromosome 4S, Xenopus_laevis_v10.1, whole genome shotgun sequence genome encodes:
- the actr8.S gene encoding ARP8 actin related protein 8 homolog S homeolog (The RefSeq protein has 1 substitution compared to this genomic sequence), translating to MTQAEKSEAENGKEKEKEQRGVKRPIVPAAVPEPPQDPIQSDFIVVIHPGSNSLRIGRATDTQPAGIPHLIARRHKQASQPTYRDKWLLRDGLSKPESNEQRQNGLKMVDQAIWSKKMSNGTRRIPVMPEQARAYNKQIRPAILDHDSGAKWTDTSHQPEYLVGEEALYVNPADCYNLHSPIQRGQLNIHSGPGGSLTAVLTDLETIWSHVLQKMLEIQLKDLKYYRCILLIPDIYNRQHVKEMVNMLLMKMGFSGVIVHQESVCAAYGSGLSSACVVDIGDQKTSVCCVEDGISHRNTRLCLAYGGSDITRCLFWLMQRAGFPYRECQLSNNLDCLVLQQLKESFAHLDQDISGLQDHEFQVRHPGSPALLYQLRLGDEKLQAPIALFYPATFGIVEQKMIFTQHRSHSDPEDPHDEHYLLATQSKQEQAAKAAADRKALPKTSLYDESRGQDISERSHMQESELGSSQNECMISGNDSEEPLAAMFSRKTAASQFDGKALGLDKAILHSIDCCASDDTKKKMYSSVLVVGGGLMFRRAQQFLQHRILNKMPPSFRRVVENVEVITRPKDMDPRLIAWRGGALLACLDTTQELWIYQREWQRFGTRMLRERAAFVW from the exons ATGACTCAGGCTGAGAAGTCAGAAGCAGAGAATGGGAAAGAGAAGGAGAAGGAGCAGCGGGGGGTGAAGAGGCCGATTGTGCCGGCGGCGGTACCTGAGCCCCCCCAGGAt CCGATACAAAGTGATTTCATTGTGGTAATCCATCCGGGATCCAACTCCCTGCGCATCGGCAGAGCCACCGACACCCAACCCGCCGGCATCCCCCACCTCATAGCCCGGAGGCACAAGCAAGCCGGCCAGCCCACGTACAGAGACAAGTGGCTCCTGAGAGACGGACTGAGT AAACCAGAAAGCAATGAACAAAGACAAAACGGGTTAAAAATGGTGGATCAGGCAATTTGGTCCAAGAAAATGTCCAATGGAACCAGGCGGATCCCAGTGATGCCGGAGCAG GCTCGAGCTTACAATAAGCAAATCCGACCAGCAATTTTGGATCATGATTCCGGTGCTAAATGGACTGACACGTCACATCAACCAGAATATCTTGTAGGCGAAGAG GCATTGTACGTGAATCCAGCAGACTGCTACAATCTTCACTCTCCCATTCAGCGGGGCCAGTTAAATATTCACTCCGGACCTGGAGGGTCTCTCACTGCTGTACTGACTGATCTGGAAACCATTTGGTCACATGTCCTACAGAAAATGCTGGAAATCCAACTGAAAGATCTGAAG TATTACAGGTGCATATTGCTGATCCCAGACATCTATAAccgacagcatgtgaaggagatGGTTAATATGTTACTGATGAAGATGGGCTTTTCAG GTGTCATTGTTCATCAGGAGTCCGTTTGCGCGGCGTACGGCAGTGGTTTGAGCAGCGCTTGTGTCGTGGATATTGGGGATCAGAAGACGAGCGTGTGTTGCGTGGAGGACGGGATCTCCCATAGGAACACCAG GCTGTGTTTGGCATACGGTGGCAGTGACATCACAAGATGTCTCTTCTGGCTGATGCAGAGAGCTGGCTTTCCCTATCGAGAGTGCCAGCTGTCTAATAACCTGGACTGTCTCGTCCTGCAGCAGCTGAAGGAGAGCTTTGCGCATCTAGATCAG GATATTTCGGGACTTCAGGACCATGAATTTCAGGTTCGACACCCGGGGTCTCCTGCTTTGCTCTACCAACTGAGACTTGGAGATGAGAAGCTGCAG GCACCAATTGCGCTCTTCTATCCGGCCACATTTGGGATAGTGGAGCAGAAAATGATTTTCACGCAGCACCGATCGCACAGCGACCCCGAAGATCCACATGATGAACATTACCTGCTGGCAACGCAGAGCAAACAGGAACAG GCAGCTAAAGCAGCAGCTGACCGGAAGGCCTTGCCCAAGACCAGTCTGTATGATGAGAGTCGGGGTCAGGATATCTCCGAGAGGTCTCATATGCAAGAGTCAGAGCTTGGGTCGTCTCAGAATGAATGCATGATCTCTGGGAATGACTCGGAAGAGCCACTGGCAGCCATGTTTAGCAGGAAAACTGCAGCTTCTCAGTttgatgggaaagcactgggtctggACAAAGCCATTCTTCACAGTATAGACTGCTGTG CCTCCGACGACACCAAGAAGAAGATGTACAGCTCCGTCCTGGTGGTGGGAGGGGGGTTAATGTTCCGTAGAGCCCAGCAGTTTCTGCAGCATCGCATTCTCAACAAAATGCCCCCCTCGTTTCGGAGAGTAGTTGAAAATGTAGAGGTGATCACTAGGCCTAAG GACATGGACCCTCGCCTGATCGCATGGAGAGGGGGGGCGCTGTTAGCCTGTCTCGACACCACCCAGGAGCTGTGGATCTACCAACGGGAATGGCAGAGGTTTGGCACCCGCATGTTACGGGAACGCGCTGCGTTTGTCTGGTGA